A window of Gadus chalcogrammus isolate NIFS_2021 chromosome 16, NIFS_Gcha_1.0, whole genome shotgun sequence contains these coding sequences:
- the cep126 gene encoding uncharacterized protein cep126 — MQVLKDNFFYHSNARLGADGGPEDEKLLLQEEQKLCRARARRFSHETNRRRQALEERQKQWRLQEERLRDAILQQRHHKVQEATERFQRAHLPPSQRRTYLPLGLWRTGPNMEEALHQIQYSSGSFGCQSAPVASTRSYTPSLKPTAGTTSRSQRGLSAVEAYSKLLLEPRKHLLKSHQHLLHKPPPEAKQEQGEQQARQGAISPSERMHHTNCSGSLSSLDSLENEDLDRPSPSAQNRGPWASSFSLDPKGGQAAAQPIQNGGSPRHSGRSGETLRRAEDGRSYVGVQEGSSNRRGATPPPGRCALLTLCETIAAAESRRSEVDVTTVTTNSAAAAGWRPDSYFLEREERSDLGPRGDRDAASKPPLATHLFFPAEKLTKSHEAPREPICEPDDDGKSHATNRQAASGHGSRVLEENSSLQDLIANLNTFSNDWTRAESFKDTRTLQQESSSQLLLDMSRHQGAPNTANSANRANTAYRANNVNGADSANAADTTNDANGMNSANNANSMNSANANTAGISFQADPSASHQVRFVKGILKKQSKYAPPPRSPSGGLGKLVFAKQVAKSIRDSMELARGRCRTQEGVAAQAVRKKIRWLDEADRLPQNYDNATANATATRRQEQTADTPGLQDPGGFYARPPDLQRGPCPAAAPGPSSVSEADLTRLAWADAGVQVGVREVRGAPRGQNPPARPAGPRAPRRDRPGGRAPVAPAARRVRKGSLMRPQSAAEAGWGGRAPGRVLMPRPPSRAEEAAAAARGPGRTPYGAERTFKPAPPIGDQAPGGPGRNGDGGGGELRFNFAEGPPPQSLQQGPRAGSARRAAGGPERGLGLHCTPTDEEISRLWHGVRSALATREAARNQVKWQNLEASGGAVALGPRQAAVRPGRQAPGSLKPSKELVASFLYNRDVWPTDEGAESPTTEQHHAKVAGSMATTQTWRSPLPGGAPHSSSSTTLSLEEQRILQSLDRLNLQLHGIEEQEEADPRGPMALNMAAIRDQGKALTNHKQTLFSVNGRTHNHRRF; from the exons ATGCAAGTTCTGAAGGACAACTTCTTCTACCACTC TAACGCAAGGCTAGGGGCCGATGGGGGCCCGGAGGACGAGAAGctgctcctgcaggaggagcagaagtTGTGTCGAGCCAGAGCCCGCAGATTCTCCCATGAAACCAATCGACGCAGACA ggcgttggaggagaggcagaagcAGTGGCGGCTGCAGGAGGAGCGTCTCAGGGACGCCATCTTGCAGCAGCGACATCATAAGGTGCAGGAGGCCACCGAGAGGTTCCAGAGGGCCCACCTCCCCCCGTCCCAGAGGAGGACCTACCTCCCCCTTG GCCTGTGGAGGACCGGGCCCAACATGGAGGAAGCTCTGCACCAGATCCAGTACAGCAGCGGCTCCTTCGGCTGTCAGTCCGCCCCGGTGGCCAGCACCAG GAGCTACACCCCCTCCCTGAAGCCCACCGCTGGGACGACCTCGCGCTCCCAACGCGGGCTCTCCGCTGTGGAGGCCTACAGCAAGCTGCTCCTGGAACCCCGCAAGCacctcctcaagagccaccagcacctcctccacaaACCCCCCCCGGAGGCCAAGcaggagcagggggagcagcAGGCACGGCAGGGGGCTATCAGCCCGTCG GAACGTATGCACCACACCAACTGCTCCGGGAGCCTGTCGAGTTTGGACAGCCTGGAGAACGAGGACCTCGACCGCCCCTCCCCGTCGGCCCAGAATCGGGGACCGTGGGCGTCCTCCTTCTCGCTGGACCCCAAGGGCGGTCAGGCAGCCGCGCAACCAATCCAAAATGGCGGCAGCCCGCGTCACAGCGGCAGGTCCGGCGAGACGCTCCGCAGGGCGGAGGACGGCCGTTCTTACGTCGGCGTGCAGGAAGGGTCCTCTAACCGTAGaggggccacgccccctcccggaCGCTGCGCCCTCTTAACGCTGTGCGAAACCATCGCCGCCGCGGAGAGCCGGCGTAGCGAGGTCGACGTCACCACGGTAACCACCaacagcgccgccgccgccggctggAGGCCCGatagttactttttggaacggGAGGAACGGTCTGACCTCGGTCCCCGCGGCGACCGCGACGCAGCGTCCAAACCTCCCTTAGCGACGCATCTCTTTTTTCCCGCCGAAAAGCTCACAAAGTCCCATGAGGCGCCGCGCGAGCCGATCTGTGAGCCCGACGACGACGGGAAGTCTCACGCCACCAACCGACAAGCAGCGAGCGGCCACGGCAGCCGCGTGCTCGAGGAGAACAGCTCACTCCAGGACCTCATTGCCAACCTAAACACGTTCTCCAACGACTGGACCAGGGCGGAGAGCTTCAAGGACACCCGGACCCTGCAGCAGGAGAGCTCATCCCAACTCCTGCTGGACATGTCCAGACACCAGGGAGCCCCTAACACCGCTAACAGCGCTAACAGAGCTAACACCGCTTACAGAGCTAACAACGTCAACGGCGCCGACAGTGCTAACGCCGCCGACACCACTAACGACGCTAACGGCATGAACAGCGCTAACAACGCTAACAGCATGAAcagcgctaacgctaacacCGCTGGGATCTCGTTCCAAGCGGACCCCAGCGCGTCGCACCAGGTTCGGTTTGTCAAAGGGATCCTCAAGAAGCAGTCCAAgtacgccccgcccccccgaagCCCCTCGGGCGGCCTGGGGAAGCTGGTTTTTGCCAAACAGGTGGCAAAGTCGATCCGGGACAGCATGGAGCTGGCGAGGGGGAGGTGCAGGACCCAAGAGGGCGTGGCCGCCCAGGCGGTGAGGAAGAAGATCCGCTGGCTGGACGAGGCGGACCGATTGCCCCAGAACTACGACAACGCCACCGCCAACGCCACCGCCACGCGGAGACAGGAACAGACCGCGGACACTCCCGGCCTCCAGGACCCCGGCGGGTTCTACGCCAGGCCCCCGGACCTCCAGAGGGGCCCCTGCCCTGCGGCTGCCCCGGGCCCCTCCTCAGTCTCGGAGGCGGATCTCACCAGGCTGGCGTGGGCCGACGCAGGGGTGCAGGTCGGCGTGCGGGAGGTCAGGGGGGCCCCGCGGGGACAGAACCCCCCCGCGCGGCCGGCCGGCCCCCGGGCCCCCAGGAGGGACCGCCCCGGCGGCAGGGCCCCAGTGGCTCCCGCCGCGCGGCGGGTCAGGAAGGGCTCGCTGATGCGGCCCCAGTCCGCCGCGGAGGCCGGCTGGGGCGGGCGGGCCCCGGGGAGGGTGCTGATGCCACGCCCGCCGTCCAGGGccgaggaggcggcggcggcggcgcggggCCCCGGCCGGACGCCCTACGGTGCGGAGCGGACCTTTAAGCCCGCGCCCCCCATCGGGGAccaggcccccgggggccccggcAGGaacggcgacggcggcggcggcgagctcAG GTTCAACTTCGCCGAGGGCCCGCCCccacagagccttcagcagggGCCCAGGGCCGGCTCTGCGAGGAGGGCCGCGGGGGGCCCGGAGAGGGGGCTGGGGCTCCACTGTACCCCCACAGACGAGGAGATCTCCAGGCTCTGGCACGGGGTGCGCAGTGCCTTGGCCACCAGGGAAG CGGCCAGGAACCAGGTGAAGTGGCAGAACCTGGAGGCCTCTGGGGGAGCGGTAGCACTGGGGCCCAGGCAGGCGGCGGTGAGGCCAGGCAGACAGGCCCCTGGC TCCTTGAAACCGTCCAAGGAGCTTGTCGCGTCCTTCCTCTATAACCGGGATGTGTGGCCTACAGATGAAG GTGCTGAATCTCCCACAACAGAACAACATCACGCCAAGGTCGCGGGCTCCATGGCAACCACCCAAACATGGAGATCACCACTCCCAGGTGGGGCCCCTCATAGCTCCTCATCGACGACCCTCTCTCTTGAGGAGCAGAGGATCCTGCAGTCCTTGGACCGACTTAACCTCCAGCTCCACG GcattgaggagcaggaagaggcagATCCCAGGGGGCCGATGGCGCTCAACATGGCGGCA ATCAGGGATCAAGGCAAGGCCTTGACCAATCACAAACAGACCCTGTTTTCTGTGAACGGCCGCACCCACAACCACAGGAGGTTCTGA